A part of Solibacillus sp. FSL H8-0538 genomic DNA contains:
- a CDS encoding response regulator transcription factor, whose translation MIKVFIADDHEMVRIGVSAYLSAQPDIDVVGEAANGLEAVERVLALRPDVVLMDNVMPIMTGAEATAEILSQWPEAKVMMVTSFLDDDKVYPALEAGAVSYILKTSNAKQIANAIRKTMDGEMVLEPEVTTKVMSRMRSGTTISLHELLTEREMEVLQCMARGLANQEIAAELFIALKTVKTHVSNILGKLDVQDRTQAVVYAFQNGLVK comes from the coding sequence TTGATTAAAGTTTTTATTGCAGATGATCACGAAATGGTGCGCATCGGCGTTTCTGCGTACCTTTCTGCCCAGCCGGATATTGATGTCGTTGGTGAAGCAGCAAACGGGTTAGAAGCGGTTGAACGGGTGCTCGCATTGAGACCAGATGTAGTATTGATGGACAATGTGATGCCCATCATGACCGGAGCCGAGGCAACTGCTGAAATTTTAAGTCAATGGCCTGAAGCAAAGGTCATGATGGTCACAAGTTTTTTAGATGATGACAAAGTATACCCTGCCCTCGAAGCTGGTGCGGTTAGTTATATTTTAAAAACATCCAACGCAAAACAAATTGCTAACGCTATTCGAAAAACAATGGATGGTGAAATGGTACTCGAGCCCGAGGTGACCACAAAAGTAATGTCGCGTATGCGTTCTGGTACGACGATTTCCCTTCACGAGCTATTAACCGAGCGTGAAATGGAAGTACTACAATGTATGGCACGCGGTTTAGCCAACCAAGAAATTGCAGCAGAACTATTCATCGCACTAAAAACGGTAAAAACACATGTGAGTAATATTTTAGGTAAACTCGATGTCCAGGACCGTACTCAGGCGGTTGTTTATGCGTTTCAAAATGGGTTAGTGAAGTAG